One segment of Triticum aestivum cultivar Chinese Spring chromosome 2A, IWGSC CS RefSeq v2.1, whole genome shotgun sequence DNA contains the following:
- the LOC123186012 gene encoding E3 ubiquitin-protein ligase RNF14-like codes for MAADSVGTASSPPPLPHRDPSRDFSHEASSSSSSRAAGAQPVSCDGRAEEDVLDIDSPWVAAAAADSRLEEAAACLQPESEADEDEIRNNQERQEDELMALEAIYGDDLVEFRSKAGLRYFQICIRYDLHDDAQVCARLSSATEKAKYGGCPDDDHDTKEHDAGPDEFSYTCNFEYLPPLILTCLLPKSYPSKEPPYFTVTAKWMDGPDVSQLCEMLDTIWAELPGQEVIYQWVEWIRSSSLLNLWFDGKILLGQDIQSRRHNGDRRAISRSISLESVIPSMLSYSSKKRYQAFLEDLHMCKICLNQWKGSNFIKLPCQHLYCVKCMETLCKMHVKEGTLFQLVCPDTKCNTSIPHHLLKRLLSKEEFERWDRLALEKALDSMADVVYCQKCVVGCVEDEDNNAECPKCSYTFCGFRKELWHPGKQCLTPEQKLQRRRGSGRMTEREVAQELSNIRELYKDVRVCPKCRIAIAKSEGCNKMVCGNCGQFFCFRCGKAIRGYSHFTNCRLFESHDMTDLDRQIDELQFGNQMRNQLKPVGAMVRCPRCREMTFKDDEKYIFCMVCAASSCTMCKRIITDRRMKSGHWGSSECYSL; via the exons ATGGCTGCAGATTCCGTCGGCACCGCGTCATCGCCACCGCCGCTACCCCACCGCGACCCTTCCCGTGACTTCTCACACGAGgcgtcctcctcatcctcctcgcgCGCCGCGGGGGCACAGCCGGTGTCGTGTGATGGCCGCGCTGAGGAGGACGTGCTGGACATTGACTCTCCGTGGGTCGCGGCGGCCGCGGCTGATTCGAGGCTGGAGGAAGCCGCGGCTTGCCTTCAGCCTGAGAGCGAGGCGGACGAAGACGAGATACGAAACAATCAGGAGCGACAAGAGGACGAG CTGATGGCATTGGAAGCAATATATGGGGATGACCTCGTCGAATTCAGAAGCAAAGCAGGGCTCCGCTATTTCCAG ATCTGCATACGTTACGATCTTCATGATGACGCTCAAGTGTGTGCCAGGCTTTCTTCAGCTACTGAAAAAGCAAAATATGGAGGATGtcctgatgatgatcatgacacaaaaGAACATGATGCTGGGCCTGATGAATTCTCTTACACCTGCAACTTTGAGTACTTGCCTCCTTTGATATTGACATGCCTACTTCCAAAATCGTATCCTAGCAAAGAGCCCCCGTATTTTACTGTAACCGCTAAATGGATGGATGGGCCTGATGTTTCTCAACTCTGTGAGATGCTTGATACTATCTGGGCAGAGCTGCCAGGGCAGGAAGTGATATATCAATGGGTCGAGTGGATACGAAGTTCTTCCTTGTTAAATCTCTGGTTTGATGGCAAAATATTGTTAGGTCAAGACATTCAGAGCAGGAGACACAACGGAGATCGGCGTGCAATCTCAAGAAGTATCTCACTGGAGTCTGTGATCCCTTCCATGCTCAGCTACAGTAGTAAGAAACGTTACCAAGCTTTTCTTGAGGACCTCCATATGTGCAAGATATGCCTTAACCAGTGGAAAG GTTCAAACTTCATCAAGCTTCCATGCCAGcacttgtattgtgtgaagtgcatGGAGACGTTATGCAAGATGCATGTGAAGGAAGGCACTTTGTTTCAGTTAGTTTGCCCTGACACCAAGTGCAATACTTCCATTCCACACCATCTGCTAAAGAGGCTTCTTAGCAAAGAAGAGTTTGAACGCTGGGATAGGCTTGCTCTGGAGAAAGCGTTGGACTCAATGGCAGACGTGGTTTACTGCCAAAAATGTGTGGTTGGTTGCGTGGAAGATGAGGATAACAATGCAGAATGTCCGAAATGTTCGTATACCTTCTGCGGTTTTCGCAAGGAATTATGGCATCCAGGGAAACAATGTCTAACTCCAGAACAAAAGCTCCAACGTCGGAGG GGGTCAGGCAGAATGACTGAGAGGGAGGTAGCGCAAGAACTATCGAACATCAGAGAGTTATACAAAGATGTTCGGGTATGTCCGAAATGCCGAATTGCCATCGCCAAAAGTGAAGGCTGCAACAAAATGGTGTGTGGAAACTGTGGTCAGTTCTTTTGCTTCCGCTGCGGCAAGGCGATCCGTGGCTACAGTCATTTCAC GAACTGTCGCCTCTTTGAGTCTCATGACATGACAGACTTGGATAGACAAATAGATGAACTGCAATTTGGAAACCAGATGCGGAATCAGTTGAAACCAGTAGGCGCTATGGTGAGATGTCCAAGGTGTCGTGAAATGACTTTCAAG GACGATGAGAAATATATCTTCTGTATGGTGTGCGCAGCAAGCTCTTGCACAATGTGCAAACGGATAATCACGGATAGGAGGATGAAGAGCGGGCACTGGGGGTCGTCAGAATGCTACTCCTTGTAG
- the LOC123186011 gene encoding E3 ubiquitin-protein ligase RNF14, giving the protein MAVASAVSSSSRALGSHRDVPAHSFSAEAFSSSWSRPVEARPVSCGGGGGGGEDDVLDLDSPWVAEGEAESRLEAAAAAGLHLRAEEEGDEDEIRDNRQRHEDELMALEAIYGDDLVEFESKEGLHYFQIYIHYDLHDGAEVCAKLSSASGNRKDGCPNDCTEEHDDEPDEFSYTCNFEHLPPLILTCLLPKSYPSKDPPYFNVTAKWMDGHNVSQLCEMLDTIWAELPGQEVVYQWVEWIRNSSLSYLLFDGKITLGSDCPTHKGDNRAISRNLSLESVIPSMLNYSSKKQYEAFLENLHTCRICLNQSKGSNFVRLPCQHLFCVKCMETLCRMHVKEGTVFHLVCPETKCNASIPPYLLKRLLREEEFQRWDRLALEKALDSMSDVVYCPKCAIGCLEDEDNNAQCPKCSFIFCSFCKDPRHPGKQCLTAEQKLQRKQASGRMTEWEMVKEMLSIKKLYRDAILCPKCKMPISRTEGCNKIECGNCGQFLCFRCGKAITGYDHFRSKGCQLFAPVDNDTTVWQRQMEVLKNERGMRAQRRQVAGSDTVKCPKCRQEVLKDDDKYIYCWTCRASYSTQSKQHGQGSSRSRMRGKGAIKDDQGDA; this is encoded by the exons ATGGCGGTTGCGTCCGCCGTCTCCTCCTCTTCGAGGGCGCTGGGATCTCACCGCGACGTCCCCGCCCATAGCTTCTCGGCCGAGGCATTCTCCTCGTCCTGGTCGCGCCCCGTCGAAGCGAGGCCGGTGtcgtgtggcggcggcggcggcggcggcgaggatgaCGTGCTCGACCTGGACTCCCCGtgggtggcggagggcgaggcggaaTCGAGGTtggaggcggccgcggcggcgggacTTCACCTCCGCGCCGAGGAGGAGGGGGACGAGGATGAGATACGAGACAACCGGCAGCGACATGAGGACGAG TTGATGGCATTGGAAGCGATATATGGGGATGACCTGGTTGAATTTGAGAGCAAAGAAGGGCTCCATTATTTCCAG ATTTACATACATTATGATCTGCATGATGGCGCTGAAGTGTGTGCTAAATTGTCTTCAGCTAGTGGAAATCGAAAAGATGGATGTCCTAATGATTGTACAGAGGAACATGATGATGAACCAGATGAATTCTCTTACACGTGCAACTTTGAGCACCTGCCTCCTTTGATACTGACATGCTTGCTTCCGAAGTCCTACCCAAGCAAAGACCCCCCATATTTTAATGTCACTGCTAAATGGATGGATGGGCATAATGTTTCTCAACTCTGTGAGATGCTTGACACCATTTGGGCAGAGCTACCAGGGCAAGAAGTGGTATACCAGTGGGTTGAGTGGATACGTAACTCTTCTTTGTCATATCTCCTGTTTGATGGTAAAATCACATTGGGTTCAGATTGTCCAACCCACAAAGGAGATAACCGTGCAATCTCAAGAAATCTCTCACTGGAGTCTGTGATCCCTTCAATGCTTAATTACAGCAGTAAGAAGCAGTACGAAGCTTTTCTCGAGAATCTCCATACATGCAGGATATGCCTTAACCAGAGCAAAG GTTCAAACTTCGTCAGGCTTCCATGCCAGCACTTATTTTGTGTGAAATGCATGGAGACCTTATGCAGGATGCATGTGAAGGAAGGTACCGTGTTTCATTTGGTGTGCCCTGAGACGAAATGCAATGCTTCTATTCCACCATATCTGTTGAAGAGGCTTCTGAGGGAAGAAGAGTTCCAACGTTGGGATAGGCTTGCTCTTGAGAAAGCATTGGACTCGATGTCAGATGTGGTTTACTGTCCCAAGTGTGCGATCGGTTGCTTGGAAGATGAGGATAACAATGCACAATGTCCAAAATGTTCCTTTATCTTCTGCTCGTTTTGCAAGGACCCACGCCATCCAGGGAAACAGTGTCTAACTGCAGAACAAAAGCTCCAGCGCAAACAG GCGTCAGGCAGGATGACTGAGTGGGAGATGGTAAAAGAAATGCTGAGTATAAAAAAGCTGTACAGAGATGCTATATTATGTCCAAAATGCAAGATGCCCATCAGCAGAACTGAAGGGTGCAACAAAATAGAGTGCGGCAACTGTGGTCAGTTCTTGTGCTTCCGCTGTGGCAAGGCCATAACTGGATATGATCATTTCAG GAGTAAAGGCTGTCAGCTCTTTGCGCCTGTTGACAATGACACGACGGTGTGGCAGAGGCAAATGGAAGTGCTGAAAAATGAAAGAGGCATGCGAGCTCAGAGGCGCCAGGTAGCTGGAAGCGATACCGTGAAGTGTCCAAAATGCCGTCAAGAAGTACTCAAG GATGATGATAAATACATTTACTGCTGGACGTGCCGAGCTAGCTATTCCACACAGTCCAAGCAGCACGGGCAGGGCAGCAGCAGGTCGAGGATGCGAGGCAAAGGGGCCATCAAGGATGATCAGGGGGATGCATGA